One genomic window of Halogeometricum sp. S3BR5-2 includes the following:
- a CDS encoding class I SAM-dependent methyltransferase: MPPRPRPPSFADACARVVENPGADHSLTTTLAPVRARIDVSEAASARTDTRERLLAARLPADVDRVAELGCGTGTLLDRLREEYDAVGVDRFPAFLAFAAARGAPVVRGDPAAPPLRAAFDAVCSFDAVGASRRASLSAFLAGAYATLRPGGILVVGACSDPRAVAESGVETYRGARYVLERAVDVAPGESVVHADYRVTDRRTGETGVTSEETPFRVVDAGEVRAALDDAGFADASVAADAGVEGEVVATAVRPVETGG; encoded by the coding sequence ATGCCGCCCCGCCCGCGTCCCCCGTCGTTCGCGGACGCCTGCGCCCGCGTGGTCGAGAACCCCGGCGCAGACCACTCGCTGACGACGACGCTGGCGCCCGTCCGCGCGCGGATAGACGTCTCCGAGGCGGCGTCCGCCCGGACGGATACGCGCGAAAGACTCCTCGCGGCGCGTCTCCCCGCGGACGTCGACCGGGTCGCCGAACTCGGATGCGGCACGGGGACGCTGCTGGACCGCCTGCGGGAGGAGTACGACGCCGTCGGCGTCGACCGCTTCCCCGCGTTCCTCGCGTTCGCCGCCGCGCGCGGCGCGCCCGTCGTCCGCGGCGACCCGGCGGCCCCGCCCCTTCGCGCCGCGTTCGACGCCGTCTGCTCGTTCGACGCGGTCGGCGCGTCCCGACGGGCCTCGCTCTCGGCGTTCCTCGCGGGGGCGTACGCGACGCTCAGACCGGGAGGTATCCTCGTCGTCGGCGCGTGCTCCGACCCGCGGGCGGTCGCGGAGTCGGGCGTCGAGACGTACCGCGGCGCGCGCTACGTGCTCGAACGCGCCGTCGACGTGGCGCCCGGCGAGTCGGTGGTCCACGCCGACTACCGCGTCACCGACCGCCGGACGGGCGAGACGGGCGTCACCTCCGAGGAGACGCCGTTCCGCGTCGTCGACGCGGGCGAGGTTCGCGCCGCCCTCGACGACGCCGGGTTCGCGGACGCGAGCGTCGCGGCCGACGCGGGCGTCGAGGGCGAAGTCGTGGCGACGGCGGTGCGGCCCGTCGAGACGGGCGGATGA
- a CDS encoding DUF7116 family protein, whose translation MPPVSMPPSEEARSIFSRLGYTVSGDGPEFVAERKWRTVQVTVLDADSKLRGRRAVADGGETREYPLRCFVTWKEAAGDLRGQLSEVDPAYEWAVIGVDGRDSEEYDVVLPEAR comes from the coding sequence ATGCCCCCTGTCAGCATGCCTCCGTCGGAGGAAGCCCGGTCGATATTCAGTCGACTCGGATACACCGTCTCGGGCGACGGCCCGGAGTTCGTCGCAGAGCGCAAGTGGCGGACCGTGCAGGTGACCGTCCTCGACGCCGACTCGAAGTTGCGCGGCCGGCGCGCAGTCGCGGACGGCGGCGAGACACGGGAGTATCCGCTCCGATGTTTCGTCACCTGGAAGGAGGCCGCAGGGGATTTGCGAGGGCAGTTGAGCGAGGTCGACCCGGCCTACGAGTGGGCCGTCATCGGCGTCGACGGCCGGGACTCGGAGGAGTACGACGTGGTGCTCCCGGAGGCGCGCTGA
- a CDS encoding cold-shock protein, giving the protein MAKGNVDFFNDTGGYGFISTDDADEDVFFHMEDIGGPDLEEGTDVEFTIEDAPKGPRAANLTRQ; this is encoded by the coding sequence ATGGCGAAAGGAAACGTTGATTTCTTCAACGACACTGGCGGTTACGGTTTCATCTCGACGGACGACGCTGACGAAGACGTGTTCTTCCACATGGAAGACATCGGCGGCCCGGACCTCGAAGAGGGAACAGACGTAGAGTTTACCATCGAAGACGCCCCCAAGGGTCCGCGCGCGGCGAACCTGACGCGGCAGTAA
- a CDS encoding helix-turn-helix domain-containing protein encodes MNRVAFGVTYPPERIHPLHRRLTRVDDASRMELLAWGPTDEVTTLSWFDTSPETTRGLLAAVESAATTALVAEDGGTYAFVRQTRFEFDDALLAAVAGARVAFLPPVTFRGDGTATVEAVGERAALSEFYETLDELVDVRVERVRDFRRGGSTPALTDRRREAVAAASAVGYYDVPRTGTVADVAAELDCAKSTAGELLRRAEAALVDEFTSRESLDGGENGCVR; translated from the coding sequence GTGAACCGAGTCGCGTTCGGCGTCACCTACCCGCCGGAGCGAATCCACCCGCTCCACCGCCGACTGACGCGGGTCGACGACGCCTCGCGGATGGAACTGCTCGCGTGGGGGCCGACGGACGAGGTGACGACGCTGTCGTGGTTCGACACCTCGCCCGAGACGACGCGCGGACTGCTCGCGGCGGTGGAGTCGGCGGCGACGACCGCTCTCGTTGCGGAGGACGGCGGCACCTACGCCTTCGTCCGCCAGACGCGCTTCGAGTTCGACGACGCCCTGTTGGCCGCCGTCGCGGGGGCGCGAGTGGCGTTCCTCCCGCCGGTGACGTTCCGCGGGGACGGGACGGCGACGGTCGAAGCGGTCGGCGAGCGCGCGGCGCTGAGCGAGTTCTACGAGACGCTCGACGAGTTGGTCGACGTGCGGGTCGAACGCGTCCGCGACTTCCGGCGGGGCGGGTCGACGCCGGCGCTCACCGACCGGCGGCGCGAGGCGGTGGCGGCGGCGTCGGCGGTCGGGTACTACGACGTTCCTCGGACGGGCACCGTCGCGGACGTCGCGGCCGAACTCGACTGCGCGAAGAGCACCGCGGGCGAACTGCTCCGCCGCGCGGAGGCGGCGCTGGTCGACGAGTTCACGTCGCGGGAGTCGCTCGACGGGGGCGAAAACGGGTGTGTTCGGTAG
- a CDS encoding HesB/IscA family protein yields MSTETVDGGTDAAVTVTESAASQALQLMESEGMDTDVSGLRLFVQQGGCAGLSYGMRFDHEPEEDDAIIEQNGLRVFVDPASQNYIGGSTLQFEGGLQGAGFHVQNPNVVSECGCGESFRT; encoded by the coding sequence ATGAGTACCGAGACGGTCGACGGCGGGACCGACGCGGCCGTGACGGTGACGGAATCGGCGGCCTCACAAGCCCTGCAACTGATGGAGTCCGAGGGGATGGACACCGACGTGTCCGGACTACGGCTGTTCGTCCAGCAGGGCGGCTGTGCGGGGCTCTCGTACGGGATGCGCTTCGACCACGAACCCGAAGAGGACGACGCGATCATCGAGCAGAACGGCCTGCGGGTGTTCGTCGACCCGGCGAGTCAGAACTACATCGGCGGGTCCACCCTCCAGTTCGAGGGCGGCCTGCAGGGCGCCGGCTTCCACGTCCAGAACCCGAACGTCGTCAGCGAGTGCGGGTGCGGCGAGTCGTTCCGGACGTAG
- a CDS encoding YqjF family protein → MPRPFLTARWRNLLNLTYAVPPETLEPHCPDGVELEVQDGESFVSLVGFDFEDTRVFGVPWPGYRHFPELNLRFYVRYEGERGVVFVGEYVPKRLVAWMARGIYNEPYTYAPMKRAERIGEGRRSYWLGIRRGGETHSFTVETNDASPSVPSEDTPAYFFKEHEWGFGEGHRGATRRYRVDHPQWATYDPVDVSLDLDYGVLYGEKWAFLNDAEPRHTIFAEGSDVAVYPSEVL, encoded by the coding sequence ATGCCCCGACCGTTCCTCACCGCCCGCTGGCGCAACCTCCTCAACCTCACCTACGCCGTCCCGCCGGAGACGCTGGAACCGCACTGCCCGGACGGCGTCGAACTGGAGGTGCAGGACGGCGAGAGCTTCGTCAGCCTGGTCGGCTTCGACTTCGAGGACACCCGCGTCTTCGGCGTCCCGTGGCCCGGCTACCGCCACTTCCCCGAACTGAACCTCCGCTTCTACGTGCGCTACGAGGGCGAACGCGGCGTCGTCTTCGTCGGGGAGTACGTCCCGAAGCGCCTCGTCGCGTGGATGGCCCGCGGCATCTACAACGAACCGTACACCTACGCGCCGATGAAGCGCGCCGAGCGAATCGGCGAGGGCCGCCGGTCGTACTGGCTCGGAATCCGACGCGGCGGCGAGACGCACTCGTTCACCGTCGAGACGAACGACGCCTCGCCGTCGGTTCCGTCCGAGGACACGCCCGCGTACTTCTTCAAAGAGCACGAGTGGGGGTTCGGCGAGGGCCACCGCGGCGCGACGAGGCGCTACCGCGTCGACCACCCGCAGTGGGCGACGTACGACCCGGTGGACGTCTCCTTGGACCTCGACTACGGCGTCCTGTACGGCGAGAAGTGGGCGTTCCTGAACGACGCGGAGCCGAGACACACCATCTTCGCGGAGGGGTCGGACGTGGCCGTCTATCCGTCCGAGGTGCTCTGA
- a CDS encoding NAD(P)/FAD-dependent oxidoreductase produces the protein MSDFDESDPFVSRLDPATLRAARERGGSAAVVGGAMAGLAAAHALRALGWEVTLYERQSYANKRVNCGEAMTDAGSIPLPKEPAHGFVNGPPAFEVDIYTGDTDSRILAGRGVFPSEDAYVTDRNLVERSWAELLAERGVDVRESTSVTKAEFRDLSTEFDLVVDATGQPSMTSKAEGTTDEYAGRMTALNADVEGDFSDRYPNAHILFENYLGYAWAFPKSETRANVGIGWAQGNLPEDYYASFVAACERNGWPVPDRSAANVYTIPRGPSLDPARTWDSETRTARVGDAAGVANRFTGKGISQAVESSYLLAELVAEGRVGEYPEELYDRMKNEYRLAYVVRGALEDGRPDILGGVMDAVSGIDVESVDRDPKRAFSRLARRPLLLAKLAANPTMRSRLVDAYADDWEFRRRGA, from the coding sequence ATGAGCGACTTCGACGAGTCGGACCCGTTCGTCTCCCGACTCGACCCCGCGACGCTCCGCGCCGCCCGCGAACGCGGCGGGTCGGCCGCCGTCGTCGGCGGGGCGATGGCCGGACTCGCCGCCGCGCACGCCCTCCGAGCGCTGGGGTGGGAGGTAACGCTGTACGAGCGGCAGTCCTACGCCAACAAGCGCGTCAACTGCGGCGAGGCGATGACCGACGCCGGGTCGATTCCGCTGCCCAAAGAACCCGCGCACGGCTTCGTCAACGGTCCGCCCGCCTTCGAGGTGGACATCTACACCGGCGACACCGACTCGCGGATTCTCGCCGGGCGGGGAGTGTTTCCCTCCGAGGACGCCTACGTGACCGACCGAAACCTCGTCGAGCGGTCGTGGGCCGAACTGCTGGCCGAACGCGGCGTCGACGTGCGCGAGTCGACGAGCGTGACCAAAGCCGAGTTCCGCGACCTCTCGACGGAGTTCGACCTCGTGGTGGACGCGACGGGTCAGCCGTCGATGACGAGCAAGGCCGAGGGGACGACCGACGAGTACGCCGGCCGGATGACGGCGCTGAACGCCGACGTGGAGGGGGATTTCTCCGACCGCTACCCGAACGCGCACATCCTGTTCGAGAACTACCTCGGCTACGCGTGGGCGTTTCCGAAGTCGGAGACGCGCGCGAACGTCGGCATCGGATGGGCGCAGGGGAATCTCCCCGAGGACTACTACGCCTCGTTCGTCGCGGCCTGCGAGCGCAACGGCTGGCCCGTCCCCGACCGCTCGGCGGCGAACGTCTACACCATTCCGCGCGGGCCGAGCCTCGACCCGGCGCGGACGTGGGACTCGGAGACCCGAACCGCCCGCGTCGGCGACGCCGCCGGCGTCGCCAACCGCTTCACGGGCAAGGGCATCTCGCAGGCCGTCGAGTCGTCCTACTTGCTCGCCGAACTCGTCGCCGAGGGACGGGTCGGAGAGTACCCCGAGGAACTGTACGACCGGATGAAAAACGAGTACCGACTGGCCTACGTCGTCCGCGGCGCCCTGGAGGACGGCCGGCCGGACATCCTCGGCGGCGTGATGGACGCCGTCTCCGGCATCGACGTGGAGTCGGTGGACCGCGACCCGAAGCGGGCGTTCTCTCGCCTCGCGCGCCGCCCCCTCCTCCTCGCCAAACTCGCCGCGAACCCGACGATGCGTTCGCGTCTGGTCGACGCCTACGCCGACGACTGGGAGTTCCGGCGGCGGGGTGCCTGA
- a CDS encoding DUF998 domain-containing protein, translated as MATTTTRTGDYENETGTESEYGYDRRRSLGGALLFAFGVVALMGIITAEAFYPGYNAGVQEISDLGATVPPDSIILQPSATIFNVTMMVSGALVLAATYLLRPTLRDRAFTVALGLLGLGVLGVGVFDGSEAPMHGLFALLTFFAGGVTAALAYRVVETPFRYVSLGIGAFVLALLVSIFAFGLAGLAHPLAFLGLGGMERYVAYPVLLWTLGFGGYLMGASTTPAENAATVE; from the coding sequence ATGGCTACCACGACCACACGGACAGGCGACTACGAGAACGAAACCGGAACCGAGTCCGAGTACGGCTACGACCGGCGCCGCTCCCTCGGCGGCGCCCTCCTGTTCGCCTTCGGCGTCGTCGCCCTCATGGGCATCATCACCGCCGAGGCGTTCTACCCCGGCTACAACGCCGGCGTGCAGGAGATAAGCGACCTCGGAGCGACGGTTCCGCCGGACAGCATCATCCTCCAACCCTCGGCGACCATCTTCAACGTCACCATGATGGTCTCCGGCGCGTTGGTGCTGGCGGCGACGTACCTGCTCCGACCGACCCTCCGCGACCGGGCGTTCACCGTCGCCCTCGGCCTCCTCGGACTCGGCGTCCTCGGCGTCGGCGTCTTCGACGGGAGCGAGGCGCCCATGCACGGCCTGTTCGCCCTGCTGACGTTCTTCGCGGGCGGCGTCACCGCCGCCCTCGCGTACCGCGTCGTCGAGACGCCGTTCCGGTACGTCTCCCTCGGCATCGGCGCGTTCGTCCTCGCCCTGCTGGTGAGCATCTTCGCGTTCGGCCTCGCCGGCCTCGCGCACCCGCTGGCGTTCCTCGGACTGGGTGGGATGGAGCGCTACGTCGCCTACCCCGTTCTCCTCTGGACGCTCGGGTTCGGCGGGTACCTGATGGGGGCCTCTACGACCCCCGCCGAGAACGCCGCGACGGTCGAGTGA
- a CDS encoding alpha/beta fold hydrolase encodes MNEGRGGTADGEAASRTATGPTETNCPTDGESSAADGPAPRSVRLPDGRRVAYAEYGDPEGVPVCFLHGTPGSRLLGGLLADRASEAGVRLLAPDRPGYGRSDAEPARTPADAGRVVAAVADEAGASRVGLVGFSGGGPRALAAAATRADRVRRVDVVAGAVPPSLRSSPPRTLRLLETLCERAPSLAARLVGAQARLARRAPPSLVASQYTSVDGDLPNGVADLVARDFAAAFARHRRGFVAETRLLARPWEFSPEDVAAPVGLWHGDEDANVSVGGARRLVARLPDMDLTVLDGADHLRSLLRSRVPVLERHAAGR; translated from the coding sequence ATGAACGAGGGTCGCGGCGGTACGGCGGACGGGGAGGCGGCGTCTCGGACGGCGACGGGACCGACGGAAACGAATTGCCCGACCGACGGCGAGTCGTCGGCGGCCGACGGGCCGGCCCCCCGGTCGGTCCGCCTGCCGGACGGTCGCCGCGTCGCGTACGCCGAGTACGGCGACCCCGAGGGCGTCCCGGTCTGTTTCCTCCACGGAACCCCCGGGTCGCGCCTCCTCGGCGGCCTGCTGGCGGACCGGGCGTCCGAGGCGGGCGTCCGCCTCCTCGCCCCCGACAGGCCGGGATACGGTCGTTCGGACGCCGAACCGGCCCGGACGCCGGCGGACGCCGGGCGAGTCGTCGCCGCGGTGGCGGACGAGGCGGGCGCCTCGCGCGTCGGCCTCGTCGGCTTCTCCGGCGGCGGCCCGCGCGCCCTCGCCGCGGCGGCGACGCGCGCCGACCGCGTGCGTCGCGTCGACGTCGTCGCCGGCGCCGTCCCCCCGTCCCTCCGTTCGTCGCCCCCGCGGACGCTCCGCCTCCTGGAGACGCTCTGCGAGCGAGCGCCGTCGCTGGCGGCGCGACTGGTCGGCGCACAGGCCCGACTCGCGCGGCGCGCCCCGCCGTCGCTCGTCGCCTCGCAGTACACCTCCGTCGACGGGGACCTCCCGAACGGCGTCGCCGACCTGGTCGCGCGCGACTTCGCGGCGGCGTTCGCCCGTCACCGGCGCGGATTCGTCGCAGAGACGCGTCTGCTCGCCCGACCGTGGGAGTTCTCACCGGAAGACGTCGCCGCGCCGGTCGGTCTGTGGCACGGGGACGAGGACGCGAACGTTTCCGTCGGCGGCGCGCGCCGCCTCGTGGCGCGGCTTCCGGACATGGACCTGACCGTCCTCGACGGCGCCGACCACCTGCGCTCGCTTCTCCGGAGTCGCGTCCCCGTCCTCGAACGGCACGCGGCGGGCAGGTGA
- a CDS encoding endonuclease/exonuclease/phosphatase family protein gives MTTDPVRVLSFNVRYDTDHDGPDAWPNRREDAVRLVRYHRPDVVCLQEPLEHQLDAFREALEGYEWVDVPRTGEKDIEDVTDEHVPVGYDADRFSLVDDETFWLSETPEEVGSVGWDADLPRILTRATLEDESGDRFHVASVHLDNKGPEARLEGAKLARERLRELDDPVILAGDCNDTPDSDPIAAFTEYFDDAKQVAEHGHHGPDKTMHRFTGEPKERIDYVFVRDCDVKLSATLADRIDDDSYPSDHFPIAADVVPQ, from the coding sequence ATGACCACCGACCCGGTTCGCGTGCTCAGCTTCAACGTCCGGTACGACACCGACCACGACGGCCCCGACGCGTGGCCGAACCGCCGCGAGGACGCCGTCCGCCTCGTGCGCTATCACCGTCCCGACGTGGTCTGCCTGCAGGAACCGCTCGAACACCAACTGGACGCCTTCCGCGAGGCGTTGGAGGGGTACGAGTGGGTGGACGTGCCGCGCACGGGCGAGAAGGACATCGAGGACGTGACCGACGAACACGTCCCCGTCGGCTACGACGCCGACCGGTTCTCCCTGGTCGACGACGAGACGTTCTGGCTGTCGGAGACGCCCGAGGAGGTGGGCAGCGTCGGGTGGGACGCCGACCTGCCGCGCATCCTCACGCGCGCGACGCTCGAAGACGAGTCGGGCGACCGCTTCCACGTCGCCAGCGTCCACCTCGACAACAAGGGGCCGGAGGCGCGCCTCGAAGGCGCGAAACTCGCCCGCGAACGCCTGCGCGAACTCGACGACCCCGTGATTCTGGCGGGCGACTGCAACGACACGCCCGACTCCGACCCCATCGCCGCGTTCACGGAGTACTTCGACGACGCCAAACAGGTGGCCGAACACGGCCACCACGGCCCGGACAAGACGATGCACCGCTTCACGGGCGAACCGAAGGAGCGCATCGACTACGTGTTCGTCCGCGACTGCGACGTGAAACTGAGCGCGACGCTCGCCGACCGCATCGACGACGACTCCTACCCCTCGGATCACTTCCCCATCGCGGCCGACGTGGTGCCGCAGTAG
- the hisD gene encoding histidinol dehydrogenase: MQLDVREVAELSPAERAAFFERDAGVAEARSDARDIVSSVREEGDVAVRNFCREFDGVEVGNLDVTDDAERAYEEIGDDVREAVEAAAENVREFHERQMPEDWRESFDKGRELGRRFRPLDRVGVYAPGGTAAYPSSVLMGVVPAKVAGVEHVAVATPPGDPVNPITLAAAHVAGADRIYGAGGAQGIAALAYGTETVKAVQKVVGPGNKWVTAAKAEVRGDVDIDFLAGPSEVLVLADDTCEPEYVAADLVAQAEHDENASVVAVTDDAETAEAIADAVGRRVDGRERAETIRGALENDASGVLLARSMSEAVLFAEEYAAEHLSIQADDDEALLDRITNAGSVFLGPYTPVAAGDYASGTNHVLPTSGGAKRYGGLSAETFLRSSTVQRLDEGALSDLSGTVETLAGAEGLEAHAESVRARFEGGNGDTDAADGE, encoded by the coding sequence ATGCAACTCGACGTTCGGGAGGTGGCGGAACTCTCGCCGGCCGAACGCGCCGCGTTCTTCGAACGGGACGCCGGCGTCGCGGAGGCGCGGTCGGACGCGCGGGACATCGTCTCCAGCGTCCGCGAGGAGGGCGACGTGGCGGTGCGGAACTTCTGCCGCGAGTTCGACGGCGTCGAAGTGGGGAATCTGGACGTGACCGACGACGCCGAACGCGCCTACGAGGAGATAGGCGACGACGTGCGTGAGGCCGTCGAGGCGGCCGCCGAGAACGTCCGCGAGTTCCACGAACGGCAGATGCCCGAGGACTGGCGCGAGTCGTTCGATAAGGGTCGAGAACTCGGCCGCCGGTTCCGACCCCTCGACAGGGTCGGCGTCTACGCCCCCGGCGGGACGGCCGCCTACCCCTCCAGCGTGCTGATGGGCGTCGTCCCCGCGAAGGTGGCCGGCGTCGAACACGTCGCCGTCGCCACGCCGCCGGGCGACCCGGTGAACCCCATCACCCTCGCGGCGGCGCACGTCGCCGGCGCCGACCGAATCTACGGCGCCGGCGGCGCGCAGGGCATCGCCGCCCTCGCCTACGGCACGGAGACGGTCAAGGCCGTCCAGAAGGTGGTCGGGCCGGGCAACAAGTGGGTGACGGCGGCGAAGGCCGAGGTGCGCGGCGACGTCGATATCGACTTCCTGGCCGGTCCCTCCGAGGTGCTGGTGCTCGCCGACGACACCTGCGAACCGGAGTACGTCGCCGCGGACCTGGTGGCGCAGGCCGAACACGACGAGAACGCCTCCGTCGTCGCCGTCACCGACGACGCCGAGACGGCCGAGGCCATCGCCGACGCGGTCGGACGGCGGGTCGACGGGCGGGAACGAGCCGAGACGATTCGCGGCGCCTTGGAGAACGACGCTTCGGGCGTCCTCCTCGCGCGGTCGATGTCCGAGGCGGTGCTGTTCGCCGAGGAGTACGCCGCCGAACACCTCTCGATTCAGGCCGACGACGACGAGGCCCTTCTGGACAGAATCACCAACGCCGGGAGCGTCTTCCTCGGGCCGTACACGCCCGTCGCGGCCGGCGACTACGCCTCCGGGACGAACCACGTCCTCCCCACCTCCGGCGGGGCGAAGCGCTACGGCGGCCTCTCCGCGGAGACGTTCCTCCGCTCGTCGACCGTCCAGCGACTCGACGAGGGTGCGCTGTCGGACCTCTCCGGGACCGTCGAGACGCTGGCCGGCGCCGAAGGACTGGAGGCGCACGCCGAGAGCGTCCGCGCGCGGTTCGAGGGCGGGAACGGGGACACCGACGCCGCTGACGGCGAGTAA
- a CDS encoding DUF6069 family protein — protein MQFTTSGAVAPTTAGDLARQTAFGVLTALVLVFAARLVVELLGVNVGAAGAMNPFAAAPILGSVVVAGVLAAVAYAALDRFTARPTRNFAALAAVVFAAMLVPVLTVAPSMGVTAAGQVVLAVFHVLVALPLVAFVAGTVRL, from the coding sequence ATGCAATTCACCACTTCCGGAGCGGTTGCGCCGACGACGGCGGGTGACCTCGCCCGACAGACCGCGTTCGGCGTTCTGACCGCCCTCGTTCTCGTGTTCGCCGCCCGACTCGTCGTCGAACTCCTCGGCGTGAACGTCGGCGCGGCGGGGGCGATGAACCCCTTCGCCGCGGCCCCGATACTCGGGAGCGTCGTCGTCGCCGGCGTACTCGCCGCCGTCGCGTACGCGGCCCTCGACCGCTTCACCGCGCGTCCGACCCGGAACTTCGCCGCCCTCGCGGCCGTCGTCTTCGCGGCGATGCTCGTCCCGGTGCTGACCGTCGCCCCGTCGATGGGCGTCACGGCCGCCGGGCAGGTCGTCCTCGCGGTCTTCCACGTCCTCGTCGCCCTTCCGTTGGTGGCGTTCGTCGCGGGCACGGTCCGCCTCTGA
- a CDS encoding DUF5816 domain-containing protein, whose product MAAELEGRETEDGRTVYVDREEAERGAQGPFFVVFVTEDRETRWGYFCGNCDTLDTAMDTMGRIQCNVCGNIRKPDEWDAAHE is encoded by the coding sequence ATGGCTGCCGAACTCGAAGGTCGAGAGACCGAGGACGGACGGACCGTGTACGTCGACCGCGAGGAGGCCGAACGCGGTGCGCAGGGTCCGTTCTTCGTCGTCTTCGTCACCGAGGACCGCGAGACGCGGTGGGGCTACTTCTGCGGCAACTGCGACACCCTCGACACCGCGATGGACACGATGGGCCGCATCCAGTGCAACGTCTGCGGTAACATCAGAAAACCCGACGAGTGGGACGCCGCCCACGAGTAG
- a CDS encoding dodecin produces MVYKKITLIGHSDESFDAAVDNAADRAEETLDNVHWIEVESMGMEIASVEGRQYQAEVEVAFQLEDDE; encoded by the coding sequence ATGGTATACAAGAAGATCACACTCATCGGGCACAGCGACGAGAGTTTCGACGCGGCCGTCGACAACGCCGCCGACCGCGCCGAGGAGACGCTCGACAACGTCCACTGGATCGAAGTCGAGAGCATGGGAATGGAGATAGCCAGCGTCGAGGGACGCCAGTACCAGGCCGAAGTGGAAGTCGCCTTCCAACTCGAAGACGACGAGTAA
- a CDS encoding ferredoxin--NADP reductase, translated as MTLTVTVADVHRMTPDVKQFRLVADDHAFEYDPGQHTMVHFEADGEEEARPYTAANLPGTNQLVLAIKRYDDGTGSVFMHERTPGDEIEVEEVDGNLHVRDFDRDAVFLATGTGITPLYPMVKQYAREGEGDARLVFGERDQEHLIFRESLDQLRAEETNLDVDYVLSDAESETWNGLTGHVQDHLPDALDEMDLEETDFYVCGVPEMVVETEDLLVEAGADEDRVFTEGWESDAAEE; from the coding sequence ATGACGCTCACGGTCACCGTCGCGGACGTACACCGGATGACGCCGGACGTCAAACAGTTCCGCCTGGTCGCGGACGACCACGCTTTCGAGTACGACCCGGGCCAGCACACGATGGTCCACTTCGAGGCCGACGGCGAGGAGGAGGCGCGTCCCTACACGGCGGCGAACCTGCCGGGGACGAACCAACTCGTCCTCGCCATCAAGCGCTACGACGACGGCACCGGCTCCGTCTTCATGCACGAGCGAACGCCGGGCGACGAGATAGAGGTAGAGGAGGTCGACGGCAACCTCCACGTGCGCGACTTCGACCGCGACGCCGTCTTCCTCGCCACGGGAACGGGCATCACGCCGCTGTATCCGATGGTCAAGCAGTACGCCCGCGAGGGCGAGGGCGACGCCCGCCTCGTGTTCGGCGAACGCGACCAGGAGCACCTCATCTTCCGCGAGAGCCTCGACCAACTCCGCGCGGAGGAGACGAACCTCGACGTCGACTACGTTCTCTCGGACGCCGAGAGCGAGACGTGGAACGGTCTGACCGGCCACGTGCAGGACCACCTCCCGGACGCGCTTGACGAGATGGACCTCGAAGAGACGGACTTCTACGTCTGCGGCGTCCCCGAGATGGTCGTCGAGACGGAGGACCTGCTGGTCGAGGCGGGTGCCGACGAGGACCGCGTCTTCACCGAGGGATGGGAGTCCGACGCCGCCGAGGAGTAG